TCACCCAAACCCTCCTCTTATCCATTCAGAGTAAGAGAGAGTCAGAGGAGATGCGGCCGCAGTACCAATAACATGACAAATTTATTATTGATAGGATGGAAAATTTAATTATCTAGATCATAGTAATTTTAAATCTATTGGCATGCCAATTTTATTATTTTAATAATGGCCATTTTCTATATGTGATTGTTTTGTTATGACAAGGAAAAATATAGAGCATGGTCATTTTATTAATAAGAGCATGGCAATTCTATTTTAATTGGCATGTAAATTTTATTACTTctaacatgattttttttttaCATTTCAATTTTTGTATAATTATCATCAAAAAGTAAAAACTTGTTGCCATGACAACTTAATTTTTGCTCTCATGGCAACTAAAAAATTcattttttttaacacagtagagacgtaagcgctcatatacacgcgcatacgcttaccctatgaacgcacacacgcacactctatccctatgagcacttccgaaagactgagccggcatatcatcttgaaatttatgaagtcgccgtaggcacctcgtcgtcgacgggaacgtctcctcccactgaatgcgcatcgccgaaaatcctgaaataaatgcaggaataaatgcgagcaccagaaTTTGAACCCTGGTGTGTtggggataccacagtccctctaaccatccaaccacaggttggtttgtCTTTTGGGTAGTATACCATAACAAATTCATGTTCGGTTTTTTAAAAATTAACATGGAAGTTTTCCATGTatggtttttccttttttttggtAGTGGACAAATGTTTTGTTTGTTTTCGTCCTTTTCTTTATCTTTATCTTTACCTAATATTAAAGCAAagattgtttttctattttttttgtcTACAGTAACTTTTTCATCCGTCGCTAACTAACCCTGACTTGACGTGAGTCTCTCCGATCTCTTTGTACGTGGCTCCTctgggagcaactagttaacgagcgctccttcgggagcctcgtaacgatcagcgccacttggcgcgctctcagccattcgccacgtgtcgcgctctggacgctcccttcagattttgttttttttttatttttccgcacgcgttttcgaCTTTTTAAACAGTTTTTTCCTAGGTTGTTTTGACGTTTTGGTTTTTCCTCGGTCTTCCTTAGCGTTTCGaccaaaaaaaatttgaaaatttttttttcgcgaaaaaacccgtttacttttttttctttcgtgaaaagtcacttttttttcgcgagaggcacgattgtgctttagcgagagtcacggccgtgcctttcggaaacaaaaaaaacgcgttttctgtttttttttcgcgaaagtcacggttttacttccgcgagaggcacggttgtgctttcgtaagagtcacggccgtgcctctcggaaagggaaaaacaaaacgcgttttctgtttttctttctttcgcgagagtcacggttttgcttccgcgcgaggcacggttgtgcttttgcgagagtcacggccgtgcctctcgaaaagggaaaaaaatacgcgttttctgtttttttttctttcacgagTCACGGTTTTGATTTtgccagaggcacggttgtgccttcgcgagagtcacgagcgtgcctctttcggaaagggaaaaaacacgttttctgttttttttctttccacgagagtcgcggttttgcttccacgagaggcacggttgtgatttcgcgagaggcacgggcgtgcctctttcggaaagggaaaaaaccatgctcccggtttggttttttcGTCCGACTTTTTTGTCTgattttttcgtgaaaaaaaagttcatcaaaacctatcaacatgggatctagttttgaagatctcgacgcgaggaatccaatgatgaaaacggtttgagatttggacgcacggtttaagagataaaacgttttgaataaacgaatctacgaaaaagggaaaactcccaggttgcgacaagtggcgcgctgcatgtgcgccacttgtcgtgacctgggaaaatggagtgttctttgcaatgagtactccttaattagtgatttcgggcTCCTCTCCTTACGTACGATTTGAAACCCGTTCTATGGCCCAATGCTAGCTGACCTGAGTTATGGGCCAGGCGACGCGTGTGGGCTTACTGGTCCTTTGGATGCGAAAAAAATAAGGATGAGATGGGGATAATCGAACACGCCTCCTCACCCTCATGGCCCGGTCCATACCCAGGAAACAAGCGAATGTAAAAATGACACTTAAAGCAAAAGTAAGCACGATGGAGTCAAACCAGTGACCTCAGGTTGTATAGCAGAGTAGCCAACCAGAGGAGCTAGCGGGTGAGTACGGCTAAATAGCAGCGTCAAATTTAAAGTAGCATGTACAGCCGCAGATCTGTTTTTTTTTCACATTATTGTCCTCGGCTGGCAAAGAGGTGCTGATTAAGTTAGTTCTACAAGCGATACCGGTTTATTCTATGGCGTGTTTCAGATTACTGAGAGGGCTATGCGAGAACATCACATCAATCATAAGGCAATTCTGGTGGGGAAGCGAGCGGAGAAGGAAGCCCGGTTGGGTGGCATGGGACATGATGACTAGACTAAAACATATGGGCGGTCTCGGCTTCCGTGACTTGGATATTTTTAACCTGGCACTACTGGCGCGTTAGGCCCGGCGGACAATGACAGTGGAATTCTCTCTAAGCACCAAGGTCCTTAAATCAGTTTACTTCTCAGACTGCTCTTTGCTAGAGGCTGAGCTGGGATCTCATCCGTCGCAGATCTGGAGGGCTGTTTTAGATGGTCTGGACATATTGGCGCAGGGCATTATCAGGAGGATTGGAGATGGAGAAACAACGGATATTTGGGTACACAACTGGATTCCGAGGGAGACCTTCAAAAGGCCTATAACATCCCTGGTGCAACACCCGCCAACTAGAGTTACACAACTGATTAATGCTTCCACCGCTTCTTGGAATGAAGGACTAGTTCGATCTATCTTCACTCCTTTTGACTCTGAGGAAATTCTCAAGATTCTGATGTGTACACGAGAGTAACAGACTTTTGGGCATGGCATGAGGAAACCCATGGAACTTTTAGCGTTCACTCGGCGTATCATATGATCTTGCGGACAAAATTAAACCCGGAAGCATGGTTGCATGAGGCTGAAGGTTCTTCGTATGATCAACATGAGAGCAAGCAGTGGAGCAGCATATGGCATATCCAAGTACCTTCAAAACTCAGGATGATTGTGTGGAGGTTAGCTAGGCAATCTATGCCAACTGGCAAGCTGATTAAACACCGTCATATGTCGATAGAGGACACATGTAACCTGCGCGGGGCAAGGGACACATGGAGGCACGCTCTCCTTACTTACACGATGTCCAGCAATGTTTGGGCGCTGGCTCTGGAGCAGCTTGTACAACAGCTGGTTGACCGACAAGAAGAGAGCTCAAAGGACTGGCTGTTTGCACTACATGAGATACTAAGCAAAGATGAGTTTGTACGGCTAGTTGTCACTTCATGGGCAATCTGGGAAGCGAAAAGGAAAGCAATCCATGAGGATATTTTCCAATCACCATTGCCAATCCACGGCTTCATCACACAATATTTGAGTGAATTACAAGTGGTGAATACAGTGTTGCCGAAGCTGGTGGTAACCAGGGCCCCAAGACCTACAATGTGGCTGCCGACGGTTGCAAACAGTGCGAAAGTGAATGTTGATGCGGCTATACCTCCGCACAGAAGATATGGCGCGGTGGGGGCAATAAGCAGAGGTGCAGATGGGGTGTTCTTGGGAGCCTCAACGCTAGTCTTCAGATATATTGCCGAACCACAAACTCTTGAAGCCTTGACAATAAGAGAAGCTCTTGCCCTATCAGATGATCTATATCTACGGAGTATCCATGTGGCTTCGGACTGCAAAGTTGTGGTGGAAGATATTCGAAAGGAAAACGCCTCTCGTTACAGAGCAATCATACATGAAATAATAGACCACTCTTCGACTTTTGATTTTTGTAAATTTAGTCATCCCGGAGACCTACCATCCGTCCCTGTAAACATTGTGACGATTTAATAAAGCTTCGTGAGATTGTCTAGAAAAACATACACGATGCATGTACGTACACTGCTATGGGTTATAACACACAAATCATGGTTGCCGATCACTATGTCAATGTCAATGTGGCACTACACATCCTCTCCTATAAAGGGAAGCAGGAACACCCACGTCACATCTCGCCATGTTACGTCTGACCTCTACATCCTTCCCTCTCACTTCGCAATCGACAAGCCTTTCATCTCCGGTGATGTGCCGCAACCCACCTCCTTGACCGGGCCAATCCTGATTCATAATAATTTAATCGTTTCATTGTACAAAATAAAGTAGAAGTATGAGGGGAGGTGTACGAACCAGGTGGAAGGAGTAGCTCGCTGAGATTAGTTGCTGAAGTCTTGAACATTTCCTTGTGTCAGCACAATGATTGGTGTGACATGCGGTGGCGAACCCATTGCCTTAGGATTGACCACATTTGACGTGTTGTCATCAGGTGGGCATCATGGTCACCGTCTACGAGGGTGGGGAGAAGATAAGCGGTAACACGGTCGGGCGTCGTGTCGAATTAAAGGACGTGAATCTGTTAGGAGTCTTGAGTCATGCTTATTGAGATAGAGTCATGATATtatttttctcccgttgcaacacaCGGACATATTTGCTAGTAGATTTTAATATATTTTGCCATGTatgtatttttttcattttgtaGTTGAGCGTTGCAGTCCTTGTAGGTATTTACCTTTGTGAAACACCCTAATGTTTTATGTATTTTTGTCATGATTTAGATAAACATTTTTCTGTTAAATTTGCAATCGGACCATCCATGTTTGTTTATATTTAAAGCATGGTAAATTTGTTTTTAGATACCATAGCACATTTTATTTAATATAGCATGGTAAATTTATAAATTATAGGATGTCGGTTTTATTAATATACCATGGCAATTGTAAATTTATGTTTACTAGTTAACTGGACCTCTGGCCCCAACTTGGGGGGTCGCGTTGGTAACTCACTGGACCGAACGGTTGAGAGAGGGATTTTCGTTCGATCGGCCGTCCCTCGAATGGCAAAGGAATGGTTCACTCGGGGAACCTTCAGAACTGAcgccgtcccccccccccccccccccccacccccacatACCGCGGTCCAAAAAAGAAACGAAAGAGAAAATCGCCTTTTATCCCTTAAACTTGTTTTGGAGCTTATGAAATTTTGTTTTGGCTCAATGTATCCCTTGAACTCTAAAAGATGTCTGCAATACCCTTTTTTACCTGTCTCGCTCTAGTCTCATCCTGATAAGCAAATATTTTGTATTCTCCTTCCTAGCACGTCACTCTTTTCTCCCTTCTCGCATATGAAATTAAAATACATGGTTTCTCTCAAAATTGTATGTAGATTTGAGCTACAATATTTACCAATTTTGTTAATAAATTGTTATTAATTTGTTGtagttatttaaaaaaaaactctGTATTGCTTGGATTTTGAACCCAACATTTAAATTTGGAACTAAAACAGTAGGTTTCCCAAACCATAAGCTAAATTTAGGTTAAATCTTAAGAAAATGGCCCCTAAATTATTCCCGATTTAATTGTTTTGATATTTTTGTTCGGTTTCAATTTGAAACTAAAACAACGGATTTTTCTAAAAACTATATGTCAGATATAGCTAATTTTTTATCAGATTCCGTCACTAAATTATTCTGATTTAATAGAATTTGCTTGttttttttgtataatctgaaTTTTCTGGTTATTTTAgtagagacagagagagagagagtccaCTGTAGCACTGTTGACTAGCATGAAATCAGATTTACATAGGTGAAAGAAACGGAGTAAATTGTAAAAACAAAACCACCACGATTGCACATGCCTCTCTCAGAAGACCACCGTTTCACTAACAGTTTGCAAAAACATCATTTTGTGTAAGTTTTTTTTTGCTGGAAGTACTAAACACTCATTTGAGCTTGTTTTCACGAAAACTTAGTGGGTCACGCTGTAAGTGAGGACATGGCAAGGAAAAAATCACACCGTTTGACTCAACTGACAGGCTGGCGTATGGCCCGCCTATCATCCTCTATCCCACACCCTTCCTCGTTGCTCTTGTTCAGTAGCCCCTGGCCTGGAGCCCATGTACAGCGTGGGAAGAGGGTTGACCCGGAAAACCCTATTCGCCGCATTCTGCGGCGAATTGTCGACCTACCGCacaggttcgatagtaacttggcCGGCCCAGTTAGCTCTTTTTCAGGTGGGATCTTTTTCCGGTTTTTCGAACCTTCTGGTTGGTTCCTggccggttttgggaaccttccagAAGGTTTTTGAACCGGGTTTTCtggttttcttttttatttcattttcttctttacgTTTATAGTTATttccgttttttctttttttttcgttttttctgtttgttttctttctttggtttttatttcttttcttctcctttttttagAAACTATTCAAATTTTTGTTTGTATTTCGAAAAAATGTcagatttaaaaaaatgttctcaAAATTCAAAACAATTCTCGTTACACAAAAAAGTTCAAAACTTTTGAAATTCAGAAAAATGTACCGGATTCCTATTTTTTGTTCacgtattcaaaaaatgttcgtgcttCCAATTTTGTTCgggatttttcaaaattgttctccattttaaaatttgttctcaagatttaaaaaatgttcatgctttttaaaaattgttcgcgcttccaaatttgttctccatttcgaaatttgttctgaagattcaaaaaatgttcctgctttaaaaaattgttcacaaattcaaaaaatgttcatgttttagaAAAATGTTTGGGAAATTCAAAAAATTTGTTCGTTTTCATAAAAAATTGCGTTTGTGAAAAatattgtatgttaaaaaaattacttaaaatttgaaaaaaaaatcggGATTTTGTCAAATAGTGGCAAGTCCGGAACTGTACTTAGTTTCTTATGGAGGTCTGTTGTATTTTGGTCAGCAGGTATGTTCTATCGCACAGGCTAGCACCAAGGTCGCGCAAGCTGGCAGTCCCGAGTTCAATTCCCGGCCACCGCGCGCTCCACCTTTTTTGCGATTTTCAGACTTGTTTTCGCAGTGCACTGAATGGGCCGGAGCGCCTTGTGCGGCGGGGCATTTATTTGCCGCAGAACGCGGCAAATACGAGCTCCCGGTTGACTCGTGCGGCTAGGGAGAGAAATTCATCTGACCAGCTGTTGGCCCAATCCAACGGTGGATGCGACGGTCTATTGTTTTGGTTGGTCCGCTGGCGTCTAGCAGTGCCCATTAAGTTTGGATTATAATGTGAATAAACCTGGCCAACTAGGTCGTGCCTGCCAGACCGGCTTGTTAGCATGTGTGCCGGCCATAGTTAATCAGGTGCCCGGCACGTGGACCGCTTAGGGTCGTGTATTGGTCTCGAGGCTGGGCACGTGTGCCAGCACGACACGATCCCGTTTAGTTTTTGTTACACGCCAACAAGCAACCCAATAGGCCGAATAATAGGTGGGTTGACAGGTTTACCGTGCTGATGGGCCAGCCCACTTACTTGTAGTGCCGTGCGTGGCTAGGGAGGGCTCCCCTATATCTCGCCTTCCGCGAGTCTAGGTTTCTAACTTGCTGAAGGGGCGAGCGAGATAGGCCGGCCCACATGCATGGGAGGCCACATCCTCTTTTTTTGATTTCTTAggttttctgttttattttttattttatttttgtacttctgtttatactttaaaatattatatatatatatatatatatatatatatatatatatattacaaaaaaacatTTGGAAAATTTTGAACAAGTATTTTAAAATGTTAATTAAGCATTCAAAAAATGTGGggcaagtatttgaaaaatgttgaacaagcaTTCAGAGTTATATTGAACCAAGTATTTGAAAAGTGTTGAACAAGTATATGAAAAATGTCAATTAAGCATTCAAAAAATGTTGAACGTTTATAGAAAAATTGTTGATCATGTATTACAAAAATGATGAATTTTtggatcatgtatataaaaatgttaatcaatagtttgaaaaattgttgaacaagtatttgaaaaatggtaataagccatttgggtaaatgttaaatgtgtataaaaaaatatgaccatgtattcaaaaaatggCGAAAAAAAAATTTGATCGTGTATATAAAATGTTCAGGCAACATTTGAAAGAAAAAGTTGAACAAGTGTTCGAATAATGTTAATCAAGCGTTTGGaaaatgttaaatatgtatagaaaaaatgttgactatgtattagaaaattttaatttttttatttcaAAATTGTTAACCAAGCATTTTAAAATGTATAGAAACAATGTTGaccatatattaaaaaaacttaatcaagcatttgaaaaatgtgtATAGAAACAATATTGACCATATATTTAAAAAATTTAAACATGTATTAGAAAAAATTTGTTGACATATAAAAAAATGTAGataaaaaccaaaagaaagaaagaaaactaaaaaaatcaaaaccgaaaaagaaaacagaataaaccaaataaaaaaataacctgaagaaacaaatgcaaaaataacgaaaaaagaaagaaaagccGGAAAAAACTGAATAAAACAGGAAAACGGTGGAGAAGATCagcttttttttttgcgggtgaagaTCAGCTGTTTTATTGGAAGTCGCGCTAGCTCTGGTGGGCTAGGGAAGGTAGCACCTGTGAACTTGGCGTTCTCGGCCTGTATAATCCAGATAGGGCCGTGCTGGGCCATTCGGCCTGGTTTGAATGTGAACCCGGACAAAGTGGACTCCTCTTTCCAAACACGCCCAAAGAATTTCCGGAGCTACCTAAAAAAAGAATTGATTctaaaaaaaaactaaaaaaagaaTTTCGGGAGCGAACGCGAACACGCACGCGCACGACCCCCGCGAGGTCATTTTCGCATTGCATCCTGCCGGCGGCGGCCGCGACACCACACGATGCAGCCCTTCTCGCGGCACACCAGCTTCTTCGCGTCCCTCAAGCAGGTACCCAACCCACAGCTGTAATCCCTCACGGCCCCGCCGCGCCGCCTCTCCCTTCTGACGAATGACGATTTCCTCCTCAGGTGGAAGACCGGTTGGCGGCGGAGGAGCAGCCGCCAGCGCCCCGACAGCCCGTCGCGCCGCCGCTGTTCTCGGACACCATGACCGCATCCCCGCTCTTCCTCGGCGCGTCGACGGCCACGGCCACcgaccgcggcggcggcggggagagCAGCGACGCGGCGCTGGACTTCCTCACCCTCTCCAAAGATGAAGCGCGCGTGCAAGAGCCCCAACAAGACTctgacgacgacgatgacgatgACGGCGACGATAGCGGGGCGGACATAGCGCGGCTGATGGCGCTTCTCGGCCTATCGCCGCCGCCATGGATCGGCGACGACGGACGCGACAGCGGCGGGTGCGACTGCAGCGGCGGCGACGGGTTCATGGCGAAGGTCGTCGGAGTGGTCGGACCCAAGTGTGAGAAGGAGAAGGGGAGGGTGGACGGCTGGATCCAGCATtactacggcggcggcggcgagtgcaGGGAGCCCGCGAGGCTGGCGCATCTGTTGCTCGCCAAGGCCTCGTGGTCCTGGGATGGAGAAGGTCCCGAGGATAGATCAGCCATTGCATTCCCTTCCGCGGTGAAGGAGTTCTTGGACCGTGATGCGCCGCCGCGGTTGACGGAGGAGGGGGAGCATAGGGAGACAGAGTGATGATTGGACGGAGGACCTCTCTGTAGTGTGTTCGCCAAAGCATACTTCAAAGTTCAGAGAACACAGTGATGATGGATGTGCAAACTGAATGTTTGTATTCTGAAATTGTCAAACGCAATGTGTTGCTACCAGAGAAGAACACATGGGCAACCTGTCgaaaattttacatctatttacTAGAGTTTTCAGGGATTTTCACCTGCATTTTGCTCCAGTGACATGTCTTGGGTTCATCTTCATGCTAGGATGTAATCTGTGGTGGGCACATGTGCCAATGGTAAGCAACAAGATATGCAAAAACATGTGATGTTTTCTTCTGTCATGGCAACATATGCGAATCAAAATCACTTAGCGAAGCAGTGTTGACTGGCCAGATAGATTAAGGTATACGACTTAAGTGAGGTTATGTTTGCTGAGCCAACTGCATTTAGTCAGTACTTTGCCAAGAACACCTTAAGATTTCTTCCgcaaaaaaaggaaaagagaaTACCTTAAGATTTCTTTCAAATAAACTTGAGGAGAAATGTTCAAAATCTGTCAGACTAGATGAAGTTATGATGACTACCAGCTAGCTTTCAACGTAGTGCGATATCCAAATTATTAGTCAGCAGCAAACTGGCCTGGCCATCTTACATCTTACAAAGAATGGACTATGGGTTATCGGCTCAGTGCTAGTTTTAACTTTTGAGGACCCTAGAATTGCAGACTTTGCGCCtattgagacacttattttgggacggagggagtatatgagaCGATACTCTACAGTTACAATTTATTTATGCCCCAGCAGAGCAAATGGGCAACACCCAACTGTTTTTGGCAGACTAAAATATAGAAGTATGAAGCGACAGAAGTTTACCTTTGTACTTCACCACCAAGAAATGCAGATGCACTTGTCATCTTGACCTATGAGGAGCCTCATTTCGGATCCACAAATATCACTTTCCCTGATCAAATCTGCGACAGTTGCAATGTCCAGGAAACTCTCTTTCGTTCAGTATTCATTCAGTTATACGCTAATCATGACCAATTGCCTACACAACAACACATGCCATCTGTGAAATAATGGAATCTCCTTGAGTCTTGAATATAAGCTGATAATTACCGCAAGCTTGGAGTTTCATCATGACCCTAATGCAGTACTTGGCAGTTCAATGGCTACTGCAAGCGTCTCACCGTGGTGCTTTGAACTGCTAAGTACTTGGTACTTCTCACGTCATGCAATGAAAATCTCTTGTACTCGTAAATACATCCATACCCCTTTACTTTACTGTCCAGCCAATCCAACTTTTTGTGCGTTTCCTCCGACAGGGATGTAATATATCCCCGAAAACAAAGCACCACAGTGAGAAGCTTGCAGTAGCAAGTGAACTGTAAAACTGGCCGGTCCGTAATTTTTTTACAGGAGGCCTGTAAACCGCCCCCGAATCCACAATATATACCAGAGGGAGGCCGTTTTAGGGTTCGCGTCCTTCATTTCCCCTATCCCGCTCCGCCGCAATCCTACATCTCCGGCAACAAATCCCCTTCCCACCGGCAATGTTTTGCGGCGCCCATAGCCACCGG
The Aegilops tauschii subsp. strangulata cultivar AL8/78 chromosome 3, Aet v6.0, whole genome shotgun sequence genome window above contains:
- the LOC109756460 gene encoding uncharacterized protein, which codes for MQPFSRHTSFFASLKQVEDRLAAEEQPPAPRQPVAPPLFSDTMTASPLFLGASTATATDRGGGGESSDAALDFLTLSKDEARVQEPQQDSDDDDDDDGDDSGADIARLMALLGLSPPPWIGDDGRDSGGCDCSGGDGFMAKVVGVVGPKCEKEKGRVDGWIQHYYGGGGECREPARLAHLLLAKASWSWDGEGPEDRSAIAFPSAVKEFLDRDAPPRLTEEGEHRETE